One Parachlamydia sp. AcF125 DNA segment encodes these proteins:
- the cmk gene encoding (d)CMP kinase, with protein sequence MIITIDGPIATGKSTIAKTLAEEIGYIYFDTGAMYRCLTYAYLKEKVNLDQREELMAFLDRFQFDMKIRHRERFYYVGDEDVTDKIRGAEVTEAVSKVSANPEVREKLVNIQRTLAVGVNAVFEGRDMGTVVFPEARIKVYLVGDPETRARRRYEELRKKYPKDSEGLTLQKVLEDINERDRQDSTRAISPLRQPEGACVIDTSTLTIDEVVLKILEYKDSLRTHIPADAGQ encoded by the coding sequence ATGATCATTACAATTGATGGCCCCATCGCCACAGGCAAAAGTACGATTGCAAAAACCCTAGCAGAAGAAATTGGGTATATCTACTTTGATACAGGTGCTATGTATCGCTGTTTGACGTATGCGTACTTAAAAGAAAAGGTGAATTTAGATCAGCGGGAAGAGCTGATGGCATTTTTGGATCGCTTTCAATTTGATATGAAAATTCGGCATCGGGAACGTTTCTATTACGTAGGCGATGAAGATGTGACAGATAAAATTCGAGGAGCAGAAGTTACGGAGGCTGTATCGAAAGTTTCAGCTAACCCTGAGGTGCGTGAAAAGCTTGTGAATATTCAGCGAACGTTGGCTGTGGGAGTAAATGCTGTTTTTGAAGGGCGCGATATGGGCACTGTCGTTTTTCCTGAGGCTCGTATTAAGGTTTATCTTGTGGGCGATCCAGAAACCAGAGCGCGGCGCCGTTATGAAGAGCTGCGCAAAAAATACCCGAAAGACTCGGAAGGATTAACTCTCCAAAAAGTATTAGAAGATATTAACGAACGAGATCGACAAGACTCAACTCGCGCCATTTCTCCTTTAAGGCAGCCTGAAGGGGCCTGTGTGATCGACACCTCTACTCTAACCATCGACGAGGTGGTGCTTAAAATATTAGAATATAAGGATTCCTTGCGCACTCATATTCCTGCTGACGCCGGGCAATAG
- the uppS gene encoding polyprenyl diphosphate synthase: MLSSTTICSPPTESIYQAKDLIGYDRSIAPRHVAIIPDGNRRWAKKQQASAKVGHREGADNLIEIVKACKELGIQAVTFYAFSTENWARPQEEVQALMWLLDVYLTEQRGTMLKEGIRFDTIGDLSKIPENVVETITKTKQFTKQCDQVRMILAVNYGGRDDICRAVNRLVKDYQKQEGVAEKITEEVIARYLDTANMEDPDLLIRTSGEWRISNFLLWQISYTEVYITDVLWPDFTPFHLLEALYDFQKRKRRLGG; the protein is encoded by the coding sequence ATGTTAAGTTCAACCACCATCTGCTCTCCACCGACTGAGTCTATTTATCAAGCTAAGGATTTAATAGGATATGATCGTTCCATTGCTCCGAGACATGTAGCGATTATTCCTGATGGAAATCGACGTTGGGCCAAAAAGCAACAAGCTTCGGCAAAAGTGGGGCACAGAGAAGGCGCGGATAACTTGATTGAAATAGTCAAAGCCTGCAAGGAATTGGGAATACAGGCGGTAACATTTTATGCCTTTTCCACAGAAAACTGGGCGCGGCCTCAAGAAGAGGTGCAAGCCTTAATGTGGTTATTAGATGTGTACCTCACCGAACAGCGGGGAACTATGCTAAAAGAAGGGATCCGCTTTGATACCATAGGAGATTTGTCAAAAATTCCTGAAAATGTGGTCGAGACGATTACGAAAACCAAGCAATTCACCAAACAATGCGATCAAGTTCGGATGATCCTTGCCGTAAATTACGGAGGAAGAGATGATATTTGCCGCGCTGTCAATAGGCTTGTCAAGGATTATCAAAAGCAAGAAGGTGTGGCAGAAAAGATCACGGAAGAAGTGATCGCGAGATATTTAGACACAGCTAATATGGAAGATCCAGATTTGCTTATTCGCACAAGTGGTGAATGGAGAATTAGTAATTTTTTGTTGTGGCAGATTTCTTATACAGAGGTTTATATCACCGATGTGTTATGGCCTGACTTTACTCCTTTTCATTTGTTAGAGGCTTTGTATGATTTCCAAAAAAGGAAACGGAGGCTAGGGGGATAA
- a CDS encoding DNA starvation/stationary phase protection protein — MKTSDLKSEPICKSLAQVLADTYILYVKTQNFHWNVVDPRFYSLHKMLEDQYAELAEALDEIAERMRMLNGKSPATMKKFLELGSLSEAEGGLSGDEMLQILINDHAALIKTVRKKIEEAQTLQDEGTADMLIQRLRAHEKNHWMLQSHFKEK, encoded by the coding sequence ATGAAAACATCCGATTTAAAGTCAGAACCTATTTGCAAGAGTTTAGCGCAAGTATTGGCCGATACTTACATCCTCTATGTTAAAACGCAAAATTTTCATTGGAATGTGGTAGACCCGCGCTTTTATTCCTTACATAAAATGTTAGAAGACCAGTATGCAGAACTCGCAGAAGCCCTGGATGAAATTGCAGAAAGGATGCGGATGCTAAATGGCAAGTCTCCAGCAACCATGAAAAAATTCCTTGAATTGGGCTCTTTATCCGAGGCAGAAGGAGGGTTATCTGGAGATGAAATGCTGCAGATACTCATCAACGACCATGCCGCGCTCATCAAAACCGTGCGCAAGAAAATCGAAGAAGCCCAAACCCTTCAAGACGAAGGAACGGCAGATATGCTTATCCAACGGTTACGCGCCCATGAAAAAAACCATTGGATGCTGCAAAGCCATTTTAAAGAAAAGTAA
- the lepA gene encoding translation elongation factor 4, translating to MYTYDRQKIRNFSIIAHIDHGKSTLADRLLELTHTVEARNMQEQLLDDMDLERERGITIKAHPVTMYYQAKDGETYQINLIDTPGHVDFSYEVSRSLAACEGALLVVDAGQGVQAQTLANVHLAIERDLEIMPVINKIDLPTANVEEVKKQIEEVIGIDASEAICCSAKSGIGIEGILEDILKKIPPPQEPKDGLLRALVFDSHYDTYRGVMVYVRIMSGEIKKGSLIKMMTNDRAFEVLEVGVFAPNERPVPELRSGEVGYIIANIKKTSDVKVGDTITLQKYPAAEPLPGFRHISPVVFAGIYPIDSTDFEALRDALTKLQLNDTALHIEQESSLALGFGFRCGFLGLLHLEIIFERIQREFDLDVISTAPSVIYRFLLSDGQILEIDNPAHYPDPTFIETVEEPWVKCHIIIPAEYLGAIMSLGMEKRGNCIKTETLDSKRLLLTYRFPLNEIITDFNDKLKSITRGYGSFDYEFDCYEPSDIIKLEIRVNEEPVDAFSCLVHRTKAESKGRAICEKLVEVIPQQLFKVPIQAAIGGKVVARETIKALSKNVTAKCYGGDISRKRKLWEKQKKGKKRMKEIGKVNIPQSAFMEVLKAG from the coding sequence ATGTATACCTATGACCGCCAGAAGATACGAAACTTTTCTATTATTGCCCATATTGACCATGGGAAGTCCACTCTGGCTGATCGGCTCCTAGAGTTAACCCATACGGTAGAAGCAAGGAATATGCAAGAACAATTGCTCGATGACATGGACTTAGAGCGAGAACGAGGGATTACCATCAAGGCCCATCCGGTGACGATGTATTACCAAGCTAAAGATGGCGAAACCTATCAAATTAATTTAATCGATACTCCCGGACACGTCGATTTTTCCTATGAAGTTTCCCGTTCTCTAGCAGCTTGTGAAGGGGCTCTTTTGGTAGTGGATGCGGGGCAAGGCGTGCAAGCGCAAACATTAGCAAATGTGCATTTAGCTATCGAAAGAGATTTAGAAATTATGCCTGTCATCAATAAAATTGACCTTCCTACAGCCAATGTGGAAGAAGTTAAAAAGCAAATTGAAGAGGTAATTGGCATTGATGCCTCTGAGGCGATTTGCTGTTCAGCAAAATCCGGAATAGGAATCGAGGGAATTCTAGAGGATATTTTAAAAAAAATTCCGCCTCCTCAAGAGCCTAAGGATGGTTTATTGCGAGCATTGGTATTTGACTCTCACTACGATACCTATCGGGGAGTTATGGTTTATGTACGGATTATGAGCGGGGAGATCAAAAAAGGGTCTCTCATTAAAATGATGACGAATGATCGGGCATTTGAAGTTTTAGAAGTTGGGGTGTTTGCTCCAAACGAGCGGCCTGTTCCTGAACTGCGCTCAGGCGAAGTGGGGTATATCATTGCCAACATCAAAAAAACATCGGATGTGAAGGTGGGCGATACCATCACCCTTCAAAAATATCCCGCAGCAGAACCGCTCCCAGGCTTTAGGCATATTTCTCCCGTGGTATTTGCAGGGATTTATCCTATTGACTCTACAGATTTTGAAGCTTTAAGAGATGCTTTGACTAAGTTGCAACTCAATGATACGGCTTTGCATATTGAGCAAGAAAGCAGCTTGGCTTTAGGTTTTGGATTTCGCTGCGGATTTTTGGGGCTTTTGCATTTGGAGATTATTTTTGAAAGGATTCAGCGAGAGTTTGACCTCGACGTGATTTCCACCGCGCCCAGTGTGATCTATCGCTTTTTGCTTTCTGATGGACAAATTTTAGAAATTGATAATCCGGCTCATTATCCCGATCCCACTTTTATCGAGACAGTTGAAGAGCCTTGGGTGAAATGTCATATTATCATCCCAGCGGAATATTTAGGCGCGATCATGAGCCTCGGGATGGAAAAGCGGGGAAATTGTATTAAAACGGAAACATTAGATTCTAAGCGTTTACTTTTGACCTATCGTTTCCCCTTAAATGAGATCATTACCGACTTTAACGATAAGCTTAAATCGATTACGCGGGGTTATGGATCCTTTGATTATGAATTTGACTGCTATGAACCGAGCGATATCATTAAACTGGAAATTCGTGTGAATGAAGAACCGGTTGATGCCTTCTCTTGTTTAGTGCACCGTACTAAAGCTGAAAGTAAAGGGCGAGCAATCTGTGAAAAACTCGTAGAAGTGATCCCTCAGCAGCTGTTTAAAGTCCCCATTCAAGCTGCTATTGGAGGGAAAGTTGTGGCACGAGAGACCATCAAAGCCTTGTCTAAAAATGTGACAGCAAAATGTTACGGGGGAGATATTTCTCGCAAAAGAAAACTTTGGGAAAAACAAAAGAAAGGAAAAAAACGGATGAAAGAGATCGGAAAAGTGAATATTCCGCAAAGTGCTTTCATGGAAGTTTTAAAAGCCGGATGA
- a CDS encoding phosphatidate cytidylyltransferase — MSQNLKQRLYYSSLGIPLLIFLISFSHYSFFRPLFSLAISATVGISVWEYYQMGKAKGFQPLATVGIVFSVLYVYSVFLSTQLQDAQILPELTLWITLLTLFIYSLYGGAFPFINLAITLFGMAYLAIPLSYTLSINYFPFNGAEDGRWWLFYLLLVTKSTDTGAFFIGKLFGKYRMVPYISPKKTWEGAWGGLFTSVAISIIFYLCLHLLFPKSPITLSGWESIWLACLISTLAQIGDLAESLLKRDTGIKDSNQLPGLGGMLDMVDSLIFTLPLLYIFLKIH; from the coding sequence ATGTCGCAAAATTTAAAGCAAAGACTCTACTATAGCTCATTGGGTATTCCCCTCCTTATTTTTCTAATCTCTTTTTCCCATTATTCATTCTTTCGTCCCCTTTTTTCGTTGGCTATCTCGGCTACTGTGGGAATATCGGTTTGGGAGTATTACCAAATGGGCAAAGCCAAAGGCTTTCAACCCTTGGCGACCGTAGGGATTGTTTTTTCCGTCTTGTATGTTTACTCTGTTTTTTTGAGTACTCAATTGCAAGATGCCCAAATACTTCCCGAGCTGACTTTGTGGATCACCTTGTTGACTCTTTTTATTTATAGTCTTTATGGGGGGGCCTTTCCTTTTATTAATCTGGCTATCACGCTTTTTGGAATGGCTTATTTGGCTATTCCTCTCAGCTATACATTATCGATCAATTATTTCCCCTTTAATGGGGCAGAAGATGGGCGTTGGTGGTTATTTTATTTGTTGCTGGTCACAAAATCGACCGATACCGGCGCATTTTTTATTGGAAAGTTATTTGGGAAGTACCGTATGGTCCCTTATATTAGCCCAAAAAAAACTTGGGAAGGGGCGTGGGGAGGTCTTTTTACCTCCGTTGCAATTAGCATCATTTTTTACTTGTGCCTGCACCTTCTATTCCCTAAATCCCCGATCACTTTATCGGGTTGGGAAAGCATTTGGTTAGCTTGTTTGATCTCAACTCTAGCTCAAATTGGAGACTTAGCAGAATCTTTGTTGAAAAGAGACACGGGGATTAAAGATAGCAATCAGCTCCCAGGGCTTGGGGGAATGCTTGATATGGTCGATTCCCTTATATTCACGCTTCCTCTTTTGTATATTTTTCTTAAAATTCATTGA
- a CDS encoding thiamine diphosphokinase: protein MHNQAALITNGEIWDLKWSSLQIRRFPFLAAVDGGLNHCFSMQIKPDLLIGDLDSVLPHVLEFYSSVPCVKFPSLKDETDLALAVQILLKKGFNSIFIFGAGGNRMDHTLSNIHLMHRYSSQVKMVSEFETSFFLKKRETLHTFPGQRISLIPFNGPVLEVSSKGLKWELTRQTLDSSFLSQSNCCLGEKVELTFEQGSLLCCLQNQN, encoded by the coding sequence ATGCACAATCAAGCTGCTCTTATTACAAATGGGGAAATTTGGGATCTAAAATGGAGCTCCTTACAGATCCGACGTTTTCCATTCTTGGCCGCTGTGGATGGGGGATTAAATCATTGCTTTAGCATGCAAATTAAACCCGATCTTCTTATTGGAGATTTGGATTCTGTTTTGCCCCACGTGCTTGAATTTTATTCTTCCGTACCCTGTGTAAAATTTCCTTCTCTTAAAGATGAGACCGATCTCGCTCTCGCTGTTCAAATTCTTTTAAAAAAAGGATTTAATTCTATTTTTATATTTGGAGCTGGAGGAAATCGGATGGACCATACTTTAAGCAATATCCATTTAATGCACCGCTATTCCTCCCAGGTTAAAATGGTATCGGAATTCGAAACGTCGTTTTTTTTAAAAAAAAGAGAAACTTTGCACACATTTCCTGGGCAAAGAATTTCCCTTATTCCCTTTAATGGTCCCGTTTTAGAGGTTTCCTCTAAAGGGTTAAAGTGGGAGCTCACTCGGCAAACATTAGATTCCTCTTTTTTAAGCCAATCCAATTGTTGCCTGGGAGAGAAAGTGGAACTCACCTTTGAGCAAGGAAGCTTGCTCTGCTGCTTGCAAAATCAAAATTAG